The following proteins are encoded in a genomic region of Candidatus Margulisiibacteriota bacterium:
- a CDS encoding TlyA family RNA methyltransferase, giving the protein MLKLLKVEVEGLRWKVYAYMIMEKRKRKLTLAEYLLQNKLVQTTEEARIQVLSGNVVSQNKKFTSIHEQVNEEDKVRLKQEKASYVSRGGDKLASVFMEFDMDIIGKTGIDCGASSGGFTDYLLQNGAGKIITLDVNYGLLAHKLRVNPDVINIERVNIRELDLTKLRQLVKKHKKNTMTTVDLPADFIVADLSFISLRLILPAIGDMIKKSGDLLLLFKPQFEVKKEEVPDGGIIKSEKLVAKTLADFIEFCESSNYIYVKAIPSKVKGSKGNQEIFLHLKKDN; this is encoded by the coding sequence GTGTTAAAATTGTTGAAAGTTGAAGTTGAAGGCTTAAGGTGGAAAGTGTATGCTTATATGATCATGGAAAAAAGGAAACGGAAACTGACTTTAGCCGAATACTTGTTGCAAAATAAGCTGGTGCAAACTACGGAGGAAGCACGTATCCAGGTTCTTAGCGGGAATGTGGTCAGCCAGAATAAAAAATTTACGTCCATTCATGAACAAGTCAATGAAGAAGATAAGGTCCGACTTAAACAGGAAAAGGCAAGTTATGTCAGTCGCGGTGGCGATAAATTGGCGTCTGTATTTATGGAGTTTGATATGGATATCATCGGTAAAACAGGGATTGATTGCGGCGCTTCGTCAGGCGGATTCACTGATTATTTACTACAGAATGGCGCCGGCAAAATAATTACGCTGGATGTGAATTACGGTCTTCTGGCGCATAAATTAAGGGTGAATCCTGACGTCATAAATATTGAAAGGGTCAATATCCGTGAACTTGATCTGACAAAGTTGAGGCAGCTTGTTAAGAAACATAAAAAAAATACTATGACGACTGTCGATTTACCTGCTGACTTTATAGTCGCCGATCTTTCTTTTATATCCCTTAGACTTATTTTGCCGGCTATCGGAGATATGATAAAAAAGAGCGGTGACTTGCTGTTGTTATTCAAACCGCAGTTTGAAGTTAAGAAAGAGGAAGTTCCTGATGGAGGTATAATTAAATCTGAAAAATTGGTAGCTAAAACCCTGGCTGATTTTATCGAGTTCTGCGAGAGCAGTAATTATATATATGTAAAGGCTATTCCCAGTAAGGTTAAAGGTTCAAAAGGAAATCAGGAAATTTTTTTGCACTTAAAAAAAGATAACTAA
- a CDS encoding DUF3307 domain-containing protein, whose protein sequence is MTNALQLNLFILLWFSHALADFPLQTNTIFRLKVKHIWGIFVHALIFLAIAIVFTYPVSIKSLLFIIWLIVVFLSHVLFDKIKLVFSHNIIQKELQYFILDQLLHIGALATIFLLPLNLNPTLLEQNIVLQELQKAMLVKDLRTFIVYAFVGIIFIYATYAIDVILYYYDRTINTKLQKLKYNLISMFYRGLIVLLFITSFYWLSILLIPVNYFINKMTLIYDKRRFIIESTLIIILLMTLMIGSRGLL, encoded by the coding sequence ATGACAAACGCTCTGCAATTAAATCTTTTTATTCTGTTATGGTTTTCCCATGCTTTAGCCGACTTTCCATTACAGACCAACACTATATTCCGGCTGAAGGTTAAACATATTTGGGGTATTTTTGTTCATGCCCTGATTTTTCTGGCCATAGCCATAGTTTTCACTTATCCTGTTTCTATAAAATCTTTACTGTTTATAATCTGGTTAATAGTTGTTTTCCTGTCACATGTGCTTTTTGACAAAATCAAACTGGTTTTCAGCCATAATATTATCCAAAAAGAGTTGCAATATTTTATTCTGGACCAGTTACTACACATAGGCGCTCTGGCAACAATTTTTCTTCTCCCCCTAAATCTTAATCCGACTTTACTGGAACAGAATATCGTTCTCCAAGAGTTACAAAAAGCAATGCTGGTCAAGGATTTACGCACTTTTATTGTTTACGCTTTTGTGGGTATTATTTTTATTTACGCCACTTACGCAATTGATGTTATCCTTTATTATTATGACCGGACTATCAATACCAAACTTCAAAAATTAAAATATAATTTGATTTCCATGTTTTACAGAGGTTTGATAGTACTGTTATTTATAACGTCGTTTTACTGGTTGAGCATCTTGTTGATCCCTGTTAATTATTTTATCAACAAAATGACTTTGATATACGATAAACGCAGGTTTATTATCGAAAGCACCTTAATTATTATTTTACTAATGACACTAATGATAGGAAGCAGAGGTTTATTATGA
- a CDS encoding cyclic nucleotide-binding domain-containing protein, whose protein sequence is MIFDALWTNFFNKQHLNIRDYLKKVPVFNDINDRDLKRIERYVIRRKFLTNEYIFRETEPGAGMYIIISGEVKIQLESGKQVKELACLKEGDFFGEMALLDESPRSASALAVSDTVELISFFRGDLLKVIEEYPNIACKILWNIGSVISERLRKNNELLHMCQKNN, encoded by the coding sequence ATGATATTTGATGCTTTATGGACAAATTTTTTCAACAAACAACATTTGAACATCAGAGACTATCTCAAAAAAGTTCCTGTATTTAACGACATCAACGATAGAGATTTGAAACGTATTGAGCGTTATGTTATCCGCAGGAAATTTCTGACAAACGAATATATTTTCAGAGAAACCGAACCCGGAGCCGGGATGTATATCATCATCAGTGGTGAGGTTAAAATCCAGCTGGAAAGCGGCAAACAGGTCAAAGAGCTGGCTTGCCTGAAAGAAGGTGACTTTTTCGGGGAAATGGCCTTGCTGGACGAATCGCCACGGTCAGCCTCCGCCCTTGCTGTCAGTGACACGGTAGAACTTATTTCTTTTTTTAGAGGTGACCTGCTCAAGGTAATCGAAGAATATCCGAATATTGCCTGTAAAATCTTATGGAATATCGGTAGTGTTATCAGCGAACGTTTAAGAAAAAATAATGAGCTTCTGCATATGTGCCAGAAGAATAATTAA
- a CDS encoding AI-2E family transporter, protein MNNPVRTNYNLIRDIIILVVLIVLVIFFTIKFWSVFFPFILSVIIAYLLNPLIGKLNIKFNMNRIWAVLLIYFVFFLGVGIFIYISIPMVIKEFFTIQHNLPSYISYIKEYFDALAVKIHGIFPNISVQDLNVVNKFLNNSDSTLFNIFKNVPMLIQGLINLLMLLILVPFITFFLLKDGQILKKRLYELIPNQYYELYRNLAYRMDKQLGNYIRGQALDALICGILTTIGLWIIGVKYFVIIGMLAGIANLIPYFGPFIGLIMAVSVSILDKGFNMQFILVIGVTILIVQLIDNLLVNPVVVGKSVDLHPLVVMIAIMLAGEIGGLLGMLLVVPFVSVLRIVIIELSSEFKYRKYIKLKQSD, encoded by the coding sequence ATGAACAATCCGGTCCGAACAAATTATAATCTGATACGCGACATAATAATCCTTGTAGTATTAATTGTACTCGTCATTTTTTTTACTATAAAATTTTGGAGTGTTTTTTTCCCGTTTATTTTGTCTGTGATTATTGCTTATCTTCTCAATCCGCTTATCGGCAAACTGAATATAAAGTTCAATATGAACAGAATTTGGGCTGTACTACTGATTTATTTCGTTTTTTTCCTGGGAGTTGGTATTTTTATCTATATATCCATACCGATGGTTATCAAAGAATTTTTTACTATCCAGCATAATCTTCCTTCCTATATTTCTTATATAAAAGAATATTTTGACGCTCTGGCTGTTAAAATTCACGGAATCTTCCCTAACATTTCCGTGCAAGACCTGAATGTAGTAAATAAATTTCTTAATAATAGCGACAGCACTTTGTTCAATATATTCAAAAATGTACCTATGCTTATTCAAGGTTTGATAAATCTATTAATGCTTTTAATCCTTGTACCGTTTATCACTTTCTTTTTATTAAAAGACGGTCAGATCCTCAAAAAACGTTTGTATGAATTGATACCCAATCAGTACTACGAATTATACAGGAACCTTGCGTACAGAATGGATAAACAGCTGGGCAATTACATTCGCGGTCAGGCTTTGGATGCTTTGATCTGCGGTATCCTCACCACAATTGGTTTATGGATTATCGGTGTAAAATATTTTGTTATTATCGGCATGCTGGCCGGTATCGCGAACCTTATTCCTTACTTCGGGCCATTTATTGGTTTGATAATGGCAGTAAGCGTATCTATTCTGGATAAAGGTTTTAACATGCAGTTCATCCTGGTCATCGGTGTAACTATATTAATAGTCCAGCTCATTGATAACCTGCTGGTCAATCCTGTTGTTGTGGGAAAAAGCGTAGATTTGCATCCTCTTGTAGTTATGATCGCAATCATGCTGGCTGGGGAAATAGGAGGACTGCTGGGCATGCTGCTGGTTGTTCCCTTTGTTTCTGTTC